Genomic window (bacterium):
GTTCTGACAGTCTCAGACCCGTCAGATCCAGGCGATCCCAGATCCAGCGGGCCGTCGAACCGGCCACCGGCAGCATCTCCGCGGGCGGTTCCCCCGGCTCCGGTGCGGCTCCCGACGGCCGCCCCAGCACATCGATGACGTCGCCGGCGCGTTCCACTAGGTGGGCGCCCTGCTTCAGCAGGTGGTGACATCCCCGGCAACCGTCCACGTCCACCGGCCCGGGCACGGCGAAGATCTCCCGCCCCTGATCCAGCCCATGGATCGCCGTGGACATGGCACCGCTGCGCAACGGGGCCTCCACGACGATGACGCCCAGCGCCAGACCGGAGACCAGCCGGTTGCGCCGGGGAAACAGGAACGGCAGCGGCGCGCCCCCGTCGGCGGCCTCGGTTACGACGCACCCCCGGCGCTCGATCCTGCGGCGCAGCTCGACGTGTCCCGCCGGATAGGTGCGGTCCACGCCCGTGGCCATGACCGCCACGGTGACGCCA
Coding sequences:
- a CDS encoding DNA-processing protein DprA, translated to GVTVAVMATGVDRTYPAGHVELRRRIERRGCVVTEAADGGAPLPFLFPRRNRLVSGLALGVIVVEAPLRSGAMSTAIHGLDQGREIFAVPGPVDVDGCRGCHHLLKQGAHLVERAGDVIDVLGRPSGAAPEPGEPPAEMLPVAGSTARWIWDRLDLTGLRLSELRKRWAGTEDIWHEGLLALEMAGLIVRLPGGGIARKIWIP